A DNA window from Pseudodesulfovibrio thermohalotolerans contains the following coding sequences:
- a CDS encoding XrtA-associated tyrosine autokinase — protein MSRIEDALKKASAKRSEKLRPESAGTAAPAETKIPGVDSAQASFLETAAMQTEAFERARGQRMLVSMNEPVSLAAEEFRKLKQSLVRKTKRSGFQNTLLVTSGTVGEGKSVTAVNLAISLAQEFDHTVLLVDADIRSPSCHELLCMENGYGLSDCLIEGAPISKGMVKTGIGKLSFLSAGSPVPNVGELLASKRMHETLSEMKNRYADRYIIIDSPPVLPFAESRNLSRMADGVVLVIKEGQASQADLRDTIEALQGSNILGAVYTQASRATRGLSAEAYMKYKYYHHAR, from the coding sequence ATGAGTAGAATAGAGGATGCATTGAAAAAAGCCTCGGCAAAGAGGAGCGAGAAGTTGCGGCCCGAGTCGGCCGGGACCGCTGCTCCCGCCGAAACGAAAATCCCGGGTGTCGATTCTGCGCAGGCCTCTTTTCTTGAGACGGCCGCCATGCAGACGGAAGCCTTCGAGCGGGCCAGGGGACAGCGTATGCTGGTCTCCATGAACGAACCTGTTTCGCTGGCTGCCGAGGAGTTCCGCAAGCTCAAGCAGAGTCTGGTCCGCAAGACCAAGCGCAGCGGATTCCAGAACACCCTGCTCGTGACCAGCGGAACGGTCGGCGAGGGAAAGAGTGTGACCGCCGTGAATCTGGCCATCAGCCTTGCCCAGGAATTTGATCACACCGTGCTGTTGGTGGATGCCGACATCCGCTCCCCGAGCTGCCACGAGCTGCTCTGCATGGAGAACGGCTACGGCCTGTCCGACTGCCTTATCGAGGGCGCTCCCATCAGTAAGGGGATGGTCAAGACCGGCATCGGCAAGCTTTCGTTCCTGTCCGCCGGATCGCCCGTGCCCAATGTGGGCGAGTTGCTGGCCTCCAAGCGGATGCATGAGACCCTGTCCGAGATGAAGAACCGTTATGCCGACCGCTACATCATCATCGACTCGCCGCCGGTGCTTCCTTTTGCCGAATCGCGCAACCTGAGCCGCATGGCCGACGGCGTGGTGCTGGTCATCAAGGAAGGGCAGGCGTCCCAGGCCGACCTGCGGGACACCATTGAGGCGCTTCAGGGCTCCAATATCCTCGGCGCGGTCTACACCCAGGCCAGCCGGGCGACCCGGGGCCTTAGCGCGGAAGCGTACATGAAATACAAATATTATCACCACGCCAGGTAG
- a CDS encoding TIGR03013 family XrtA/PEP-CTERM system glycosyltransferase — protein MVAIASVRVFKDLLLLVLAMFLCSVVLFNEPSEMLALFEGRPADVFVLMGIILASFLVVHIIVHYLAPSRNAGVLGLVISLIVASNMTFFIYWQTDLFVRLEEMIPVLLCLFGLNHTLWLLFIANWRKIPGLVHRVVIVGNGQLAEDMKLLAVQSGGRYEFKDYVECLSGEFADPVAQVENPTNRILEAAQRAKASKIVVSLTERREAFPLQEILNCKLSGIEVLEAPEFYERVNRKLMLEKITPSWFIFAKGFKIIGIRRFIKRALDILLSLTGIIIVSPILPLVMIGIKLDSPGPVLFKQIRVGKGDKDFIIYKFRSMRQDAEKGSGAVWAMENDNRVTRFGRFLRKSRIDEIPQLFNVLMGSMSLVGPRPERPEFVHELKKIVPYYAERHFVKPGITGWAQVCYPYGASVQDAFEKLRYDMYYIKNYSLWFDFKIMFKTISVMLNKMGR, from the coding sequence ATGGTAGCCATTGCATCCGTCAGAGTCTTCAAGGACCTTCTGCTGCTGGTGTTGGCGATGTTTCTGTGCTCGGTGGTACTGTTCAACGAGCCGTCTGAAATGCTTGCCCTGTTCGAAGGCCGTCCCGCCGACGTATTCGTGTTGATGGGAATTATCCTGGCCTCGTTCCTGGTTGTCCATATTATAGTCCATTATCTGGCGCCTTCACGGAACGCCGGGGTCCTGGGGCTGGTCATCAGCCTGATAGTGGCTTCGAACATGACCTTCTTCATCTACTGGCAGACCGATTTGTTCGTGCGCCTGGAGGAGATGATTCCGGTCCTGTTGTGCCTCTTCGGCCTCAACCACACCCTGTGGCTCCTGTTTATCGCCAATTGGCGGAAAATTCCGGGGCTGGTGCACAGGGTCGTCATCGTGGGCAACGGCCAACTGGCCGAGGACATGAAGCTGCTGGCCGTCCAGTCGGGCGGGCGTTATGAGTTCAAGGACTACGTGGAATGCCTTTCCGGCGAGTTCGCGGACCCCGTGGCGCAGGTGGAGAACCCCACCAACAGGATTCTGGAGGCCGCCCAGCGGGCCAAGGCGAGCAAAATCGTGGTTTCCCTGACCGAACGTCGGGAAGCCTTCCCGTTGCAGGAAATTCTCAACTGCAAGCTGAGCGGCATCGAGGTCCTTGAGGCCCCGGAATTCTACGAGCGGGTCAACCGGAAGCTGATGCTTGAGAAAATCACCCCGAGCTGGTTCATTTTCGCCAAGGGGTTCAAGATCATCGGCATCCGCCGTTTCATCAAGCGGGCCCTGGATATTCTCCTGTCCCTGACGGGCATCATCATCGTGTCCCCCATCCTGCCCCTGGTCATGATCGGCATCAAGCTGGATTCCCCCGGCCCTGTGCTGTTCAAGCAGATTCGCGTGGGCAAGGGCGACAAGGATTTCATCATCTACAAGTTCCGCAGTATGCGCCAGGACGCCGAGAAGGGGTCCGGTGCTGTCTGGGCCATGGAGAATGACAATCGCGTGACCCGGTTCGGCCGCTTCCTGAGGAAGTCCCGCATCGACGAGATTCCGCAGCTCTTCAATGTGCTCATGGGCAGCATGAGTCTGGTGGGTCCCCGCCCGGAACGTCCCGAGTTCGTGCACGAGCTCAAGAAGATCGTGCCCTATTACGCGGAGCGGCACTTCGTGAAGCCGGGCATCACCGGTTGGGCGCAGGTTTGTTACCCGTATGGAGCCTCGGTGCAAGACGCGTTCGAAAAACTGCGCTATGACATGTACTACATCAAGAATTATTCCCTGTGGTTTGATTTCAAGATCATGTTCAAGACCATCTCGGTCATGCTGAACAAAATGGGGCGTTAG
- a CDS encoding polysaccharide biosynthesis/export family protein has protein sequence MKKLLLVMLFVLCVPVLAQAEDYVVGEGDTLAVHVWGEEELRTTVIVRPDGKMSMPGIDDVVAAGKTLPQLKTELTKLLSQLVKDPIVNVSLLKSVNSRVYVVGGGVQPQVYDMMQRTTLLHVLASVGSLDGADLSKGYVYRNGKKIMSDFSGLFSKGEFDKDIQLEPGDMIFLPVKYDRNVFVIGAVNEPKAIFFHEGFTVLDALLQAGSFSKYADENEIVIIRKEGDKQVSIPVKTKDLIKKGDLTQNVLLQAGDYIVASESFF, from the coding sequence GTGAAAAAGCTGTTGTTGGTTATGCTGTTCGTGTTGTGCGTGCCCGTTCTGGCCCAGGCGGAAGATTACGTCGTGGGCGAGGGAGATACCCTGGCCGTGCACGTCTGGGGCGAGGAGGAACTGAGGACCACCGTTATCGTCCGCCCCGACGGAAAGATGTCCATGCCCGGCATCGACGATGTCGTGGCCGCCGGGAAGACCCTCCCTCAACTGAAAACGGAACTTACCAAGCTGCTCTCTCAACTGGTCAAGGATCCCATCGTCAACGTCTCCCTGCTCAAAAGCGTCAACAGCCGCGTTTACGTGGTCGGCGGCGGCGTTCAGCCCCAGGTCTACGACATGATGCAGCGCACGACCCTGCTGCATGTGCTCGCCTCGGTGGGTTCCCTGGACGGAGCGGATTTGTCCAAGGGGTACGTCTACCGCAACGGCAAAAAAATCATGTCCGATTTTTCCGGACTGTTCAGCAAGGGCGAGTTCGACAAGGATATCCAGCTTGAGCCCGGCGACATGATTTTCCTGCCCGTGAAATACGACCGCAACGTCTTTGTCATCGGCGCTGTGAACGAGCCCAAGGCGATCTTCTTCCACGAAGGCTTCACTGTCCTGGACGCCCTGCTTCAGGCGGGCAGCTTCAGCAAGTACGCCGACGAGAACGAAATCGTCATCATCCGTAAGGAAGGCGACAAGCAGGTCTCCATTCCGGTCAAGACCAAGGACCTTATCAAAAAGGGCGACCTTACCCAGAACGTGCTGTTGCAGGCGGGGGATTACATCGTCGCCAGCGAAAGCTTCTTCTAG
- a CDS encoding XrtA system polysaccharide chain length determinant, translating into MADNKYDIAGQDASFDARRYLRLVGERKGLFVSIALLVMFAAVVISYVLPRKYEARSIVFIEQNVISDLVKGIAVTPSMDTKIKAIKVTMLSRNMLSQVIKALDLDVSLRNSVSLDELIKSLRGRIAIGLDEKRGVFDIRFADSDPVLARDVVNTLTRVYIEESVSTKRKESFEATRFLADQIEVFKKRIDEARKDIEDFNIASGKVLASNEYVVRNQIEKAQEQIKEIQIQINALEASRKVLLSNSPSRARLREQEQVRSQMLARYTKNHPRVKQLESAIAETRRQIREEGSDELSIIYSSPEYQNVKVHIQSLETQKKNLEEDIAQNRAILDQIPRAQAQLQELKRKEQNEVIIYEKLVSRYGQSEVSKEMELQDKAVSFRVLDPAVVPTIPSSPNRPLIMLAGIAIGFGAAFGVVFLLDIIDPSIKNVDDLREFGIPVLAVIPKLKNVEEERKASRRGLRVYLIGALGLLIVLMFLGMEFMGVGLVDKVIEKAMAAVHQWRI; encoded by the coding sequence ATGGCGGACAACAAATACGATATCGCGGGTCAAGACGCCTCATTTGACGCCAGGCGCTACCTCCGCCTGGTGGGGGAGCGCAAGGGCCTGTTCGTTTCCATCGCGCTGTTGGTCATGTTCGCGGCCGTGGTGATAAGTTACGTGCTGCCCCGGAAGTACGAGGCCAGGAGCATCGTCTTCATTGAGCAGAACGTCATCAGCGACCTCGTCAAGGGCATCGCGGTCACGCCGTCCATGGACACCAAGATCAAAGCCATCAAGGTGACAATGCTCAGCCGGAACATGTTGTCCCAGGTCATCAAGGCCCTGGATCTCGATGTCAGTCTCAGGAACAGCGTTTCCCTGGACGAGTTGATCAAGAGCTTGCGCGGCCGGATCGCCATCGGGCTCGACGAAAAGCGCGGCGTGTTCGATATCCGGTTCGCGGACAGCGACCCCGTGCTCGCCAGGGATGTGGTGAACACCCTGACCCGCGTTTACATCGAGGAGAGCGTTTCCACCAAGCGCAAGGAGTCCTTCGAGGCGACCCGGTTCCTGGCCGATCAGATCGAGGTCTTCAAGAAGCGTATCGACGAGGCCAGAAAGGACATTGAGGACTTCAACATTGCCTCGGGCAAGGTCCTGGCCTCCAACGAATACGTTGTCAGAAATCAGATCGAAAAGGCCCAGGAGCAGATCAAGGAAATCCAGATTCAGATCAACGCCCTGGAAGCCTCGCGCAAGGTTCTTCTCAGCAATTCGCCGTCCCGGGCCCGGCTTAGGGAGCAGGAGCAGGTCAGGAGTCAGATGCTGGCCCGCTATACTAAAAATCACCCGAGGGTGAAGCAGTTGGAGAGCGCCATTGCCGAAACTCGGCGGCAGATCAGGGAAGAGGGCAGCGATGAGTTGTCCATCATTTACAGCTCGCCGGAATATCAGAACGTCAAGGTGCATATCCAGTCCCTTGAAACCCAGAAAAAGAATCTTGAGGAAGACATCGCCCAGAACAGGGCGATTCTGGACCAGATTCCCCGGGCCCAGGCGCAGTTGCAGGAGCTCAAGCGCAAGGAACAGAACGAGGTCATCATCTACGAGAAGCTGGTCTCCCGCTACGGGCAGTCCGAGGTTTCCAAGGAAATGGAATTGCAGGACAAGGCGGTTTCCTTCCGGGTTCTGGACCCGGCGGTGGTGCCGACCATCCCGTCCAGCCCCAATCGCCCCCTGATTATGCTCGCGGGCATCGCCATCGGGTTCGGCGCCGCTTTCGGAGTGGTCTTCCTGTTGGATATCATCGACCCGTCCATCAAGAACGTGGATGACTTGCGCGAGTTCGGCATTCCCGTGCTTGCGGTCATTCCCAAGCTCAAGAACGTCGAAGAGGAACGCAAGGCCTCCAGGCGCGGCCTCCGGGTCTACCTGATCGGGGCGCTGGGTCTTCTGATAGTCCTGATGTTTCTCGGCATGGAGTTTATGGGTGTCGGCCTTGTCGACAAGGTTATCGAGAAGGCCATGGCCGCCGTGCACCAATGGAGGATATAA